Proteins from a genomic interval of Lolium perenne isolate Kyuss_39 chromosome 1, Kyuss_2.0, whole genome shotgun sequence:
- the LOC127296158 gene encoding uncharacterized protein isoform X2, whose protein sequence is MKETSQDIESKPNLQPSVQVGDEDSEQPNTIVTDEPLGDSCSLSCADDDNKKVSREDIELVQNLIERCLQLYMNRGEVVRTLSTRARIEPGFTTLVWKKLEEENSEFFQAYYIRLKLKKQINLFNHLLEHQYNLMKQPVPQQVPFAPTQNGIRPMPVLQQPGLPAPGQPHVNAMACGPPGYHIANGIPYHPIRMSSENGIMENEAPEVAHAATAFGTVSSEIAMSPSSAMSSNHVSFTPSEISAMDVDASAIDVSFGVDVGNGGPLQIGLDSGDGSSLGQQIWDFSLSDLSADLTNLGDLAALENYAGNPFLPSDSDLLLDSPDQEDIVDYFADAVDGPSQSDEER, encoded by the exons ATGAAGGAGACTTCCCAG GACATTGAGAGCAAGCCAAATCTGCAACCGTCAGTGCAAGTCGGTGATGAGGATTCTGAACAGCCAAATACAATAGTGACCGACGAACCTTTAGGAGATTCCTGTTCATTATCATGTGCAGACGATGATAATAAAAAGGTTTCCCGTGAAGATATTGAATTA GTCCAGAATTTAATAGAGCGATGCCTACAGTTATACATGAATAGAGGAGAAGTTGTTAGGACTCTTTCTACTCGTGCAAGAATAGAACCTGGTTTTACTACATTAG TATGGAAGAAGCTTGAAGAAGAGAATTCTGAGTTTTTTCAGGCTTACTACATAAGGTTGAAATTGAAAAAACAGATCAACTTGTTTAACCATTTACTAGAGCACCAATACaatctgatgaagcagccagtacCGCAGCAGGTTCCATTTGCTCCAACACAGAATGGGATTCGTCCTATGCCCG TTCTTCAACAACCTGGACTACCTGCTCCTGGTCAGCCTCATGTTAATGCAATGGCTTGTGGTCCACCGGGCTACCATATAGCAAATGGAATTCCTTATCATCCGATTCGCATGAGCTCAGAAAATGG CATAATGGAGAATGAAGCACCTGAAGTTGCACATGCTGCAACAGCCTTTGGTACTGTGTCATCTGAGATTGCTATGAGTCCATCATCTGCAATGTCGAGCAACCATGTTTCTTTCACTCCATCTGAGATATCAGCGATGGATGTGGATGCATCAGCAATAGATGTCAGCTTTGGAGTTGATGTGGGGAATGGAGGTCCTCTACAAATAGGATTAGACAGTGGGGATGGCTCTTCCTTGGGGCAGCAGATCTGGGATTTCAGCCTATCTGATCTGTCAGCAGATTTGACAAATTTGGGAG ACCTGGCAGCTCTTGAGAACTATGCTGGCAACCCATTCCTTCCCTCAGACTCCGATCTCTTACTTGATTCCCCAGATCAGGAGGACATAG TTGACTATTTCGCCGACGCTGTGGACGGGCCTTCACAATCAGATGAAGAGAGATAA
- the LOC127296158 gene encoding uncharacterized protein isoform X1: MKETSQDIESKPNLQPSVQVGDEDSEQPNTIVTDEPLGDSCSLSCADDDNKKVSREDIELVQNLIERCLQLYMNRGEVVRTLSTRARIEPGFTTLVWKKLEEENSEFFQAYYIRLKLKKQINLFNHLLEHQYNLMKQPVPQQVPFAPTQNGIRPMPVNNLPMGYPVLQQPGLPAPGQPHVNAMACGPPGYHIANGIPYHPIRMSSENGIMENEAPEVAHAATAFGTVSSEIAMSPSSAMSSNHVSFTPSEISAMDVDASAIDVSFGVDVGNGGPLQIGLDSGDGSSLGQQIWDFSLSDLSADLTNLGDLAALENYAGNPFLPSDSDLLLDSPDQEDIVDYFADAVDGPSQSDEER; encoded by the exons ATGAAGGAGACTTCCCAG GACATTGAGAGCAAGCCAAATCTGCAACCGTCAGTGCAAGTCGGTGATGAGGATTCTGAACAGCCAAATACAATAGTGACCGACGAACCTTTAGGAGATTCCTGTTCATTATCATGTGCAGACGATGATAATAAAAAGGTTTCCCGTGAAGATATTGAATTA GTCCAGAATTTAATAGAGCGATGCCTACAGTTATACATGAATAGAGGAGAAGTTGTTAGGACTCTTTCTACTCGTGCAAGAATAGAACCTGGTTTTACTACATTAG TATGGAAGAAGCTTGAAGAAGAGAATTCTGAGTTTTTTCAGGCTTACTACATAAGGTTGAAATTGAAAAAACAGATCAACTTGTTTAACCATTTACTAGAGCACCAATACaatctgatgaagcagccagtacCGCAGCAGGTTCCATTTGCTCCAACACAGAATGGGATTCGTCCTATGCCCG TTAACAATTTGCCTATGGGATATCCAGTTCTTCAACAACCTGGACTACCTGCTCCTGGTCAGCCTCATGTTAATGCAATGGCTTGTGGTCCACCGGGCTACCATATAGCAAATGGAATTCCTTATCATCCGATTCGCATGAGCTCAGAAAATGG CATAATGGAGAATGAAGCACCTGAAGTTGCACATGCTGCAACAGCCTTTGGTACTGTGTCATCTGAGATTGCTATGAGTCCATCATCTGCAATGTCGAGCAACCATGTTTCTTTCACTCCATCTGAGATATCAGCGATGGATGTGGATGCATCAGCAATAGATGTCAGCTTTGGAGTTGATGTGGGGAATGGAGGTCCTCTACAAATAGGATTAGACAGTGGGGATGGCTCTTCCTTGGGGCAGCAGATCTGGGATTTCAGCCTATCTGATCTGTCAGCAGATTTGACAAATTTGGGAG ACCTGGCAGCTCTTGAGAACTATGCTGGCAACCCATTCCTTCCCTCAGACTCCGATCTCTTACTTGATTCCCCAGATCAGGAGGACATAG TTGACTATTTCGCCGACGCTGTGGACGGGCCTTCACAATCAGATGAAGAGAGATAA